The Topomyia yanbarensis strain Yona2022 chromosome 3, ASM3024719v1, whole genome shotgun sequence nucleotide sequence AGCGAGGTTCCTGGTCGGGAAGATTTGATTTTCTGCTGTCGCTGCTCGGATACTCGGTTGGACTGGGCAATGTTTGGCGGTTTCCATATCTTTGCTACAATAATGGAGGAGGTAAGCATCCGGGTTAGTGTGTTAGAATTTTCAAATCTACGTAGGTTATATTGGTCTTGAAAAAAGGGTATCAACCAGACTTGTGAAAacgcaaacttttttttaaggtGCTTTCTTAATTCCATTCACCGTTATGCTGGTGTTCGCCGGTTTGCCATTGATGTTCATGGAACTTTCGCTAGCACAGTATGCGGGATTGGGACCCGCAGTGCTGTTCGGACGTTTCGCCCCACTGCTGCAGGGATTGGGTTTGGGAATGGTACTTGTCGCCGGTATTGTAATGCTGTACTACAACGTAATCCTTGCTTGGACTCTTTTCTACATGCTAGCATCGTTCGAGGAGCCTTTGCCGTGGAAGGGTTGTAACCATGATTGGACTAGTATGCTGTGCTATTCCTACGAGGAAGAAAATAAATGCTTCAGTAGCAACGGTACCTATTACATGCGAGAGTGCTATGCGAATGCTAGTTTCATTGGGAATATTACAAAGGTACCGAAAAAACCGCCAGCAGAGGAATTTTTCAAGTGAGTTCCAACAGTTTTGttattttgatctttttttaaaagcaatattttacaattttcaGAAACTATGTTCTCCAACTTTCTAGTGGCATTGAACATACGGGGCAGATTAGCATCACCTTAGCGCTGTCTCTACTGGCAGCGTGGCTTATCGTATTCTTGTGCTTATGCAGGGGAGTGAAATCTTCCGGAAAAGTAGTCTATTTCACTGCCCTCTTCCCCTACGTTGTGCTGGTGATGTTATTCGTAAGAGGCCTTACTCTTCCAGGCGCTCATGCGGGTATTATGTACTATCTGGAACCAGACTGGGAAAAGTTAAAAAGTGCTCAAATTTGGGGCGATGCCGCCGTCCAGATTTTCTTCGCTTTGAGTCCAGCCTGGGGTGGACTTCTAACGCTTGCATCATACAACAAGTTTACCAATAACTGCTACCGAGATGCTATTATAGTGGCTACCTCCAATATTTTAACGTCGTTTTTTGCTGGCTTTGTGATATTTTCGATACTTGGATTTTTAGCTCACGAACTTGACACCGAGGTCGGTAGTGTTATTGATCAAGGGGCTGGATTGGCTTTTGTTGTGTTTCCGGAGATGGTGACAAAGCTGCAAATGCCAATATTTTGGTCAGTGCtatttttcttcatgttactAACGCTTGGACTAGACTCTCAATTCGCCCTGATGGAGACTGTAGTGACTGGCATACTGGACACTTTCCCAAAGTGGAGACGCTGGAAATTGCGGGTAGTGTTTGTAGTGGCAGCCGTAGGATACATCGGTGGCTTAGTGTTCATTACTAATGTAAGTACAATCACATTGACTGATCTTTATACTTTGACTTTAAAAATGTCTTCCTGAACTATCTAGGGtgtgtcattctaaaatatatcgatgtcacgtttttgcgaaTATTGAGCTCAtatattttctttatttatgGATGGATTTCCATCTTTgtatcaccaaacaattcggaaacAACTAAAGTTAAGTTTTATTGTTATATTGGTTTTGTTTGGACTCCGTCACTCCAGACTACAATTTTTTATGCTTAGGGATTTGTGGCTTGGAGACCTTGGATTCTGGTGGTCCCTAGAATCTACTAGCAACACGTCGCATGCTTCAGGTGGTGGATAGAAGCTAAGGAATACCCTGACGACTGgcagattgaattatttttgctgTCAATTCAACTAGATCCAGACCAATGCAGTGCAATCCTATGATTGTTGGTTCATTACACATAATGGAAATCAAATATTCAATTgcacaatattttaaaacttaagtGAATTAACCAAAGTATTGGGTTCATACCAATTCAAACCGAAATCTAAAGTAAACATCATTCAATTGCACATTGTATTAAACTTAAAATTTAAGTGGGTTATCCAAAATATTGGGATCATATaaattcaaatgttcaaaatctGCCTAGTAATCTTGAAGAACCATCATCCACGCGAACCAAACCGTCAAATAAAGTggctattttccaaaatataagcaactttaaatacctccctgtcgttcttttcttctacttcattggtctattttttcttttatttctattaggttacttttccactactcatttataccaaaaaatatgagtcaatttataTGTTTCTACTTAAtccctttttatatttttttcttttaattcgaCATGTTATtacttttttcttttaattcggCATGTTTTATTACTATCTTAagttagattcatactaacactcactaacacaatcaattgcatattctctcatgtACACTAACACTCTCTCATCCAAAACGCATAAACGCCCCTAGCCttcgataacacaaacctgtcCACAAACGCAAacttacaatttcaatcatccacacatacctaCGCCCGCATTTTCGCCAACATttaaacaccccggtaattaagtgaatgtttcagcacctataactttacaaccgtggtctcaagcattaactcaCCGCCCGCgggatcatgaatcggttacgtccggaagtctctactctCGATGtgtctagactcatgccttcagttggaccattaaaaagtgacgctcatattcactagacaacatgttcctctaccatacactaaaaattaattatcagaTTCACAGTCCGCGCGCGACCGTTCAtaaatacacgcgaatatgcgaatggccacacgaatataaaatgtaatttatgcacgcgaagttaaaTACACGCTAGCATTCAAACGTTTACGCAAATAGTAAACACCCACGCcaacccagacagatatgcatccctggactcgaacgctagaACTCACACCTTCCACGCACACACCACCACAGGACTTACAATTAGATTTATACATACAAAGTCACAAgcaataattacaggtattcgtccGGCAACCGGGGAAGtgcatctcaaacgcagaacttatcatttcaatgatggccatggatctgcgttgcctgtgttcaaggcaccatagcttcgtCCGTCAGATCAAGGATGTATAAAAACCGCTAGCCACAACCCTCGGGCCTAGCTGCCTATAAAGGgacaaaaaaaatagtttttgtttgGACTCAAATGGGTTGGCCTACtgaaattatctcaaaaactcaacgtgagggttaggtattttttcaaAGAATGGTGtgtatgcaatgtttgaaagaaatcgtttAAGTAGGTTTTGAATAGCAGGTAACaacgcaaatcatgttttttttttccagaaacgttctacaaaaagctacgttgccgagtcgtttgtcaatatttttgcattttggtgccataaaagctCATTTGGCAGCGCTAAgtgacgatttgcaaaactctacgttttgcctttctcatatagaaaggttatgcaatcactctgaaaaacgtcaacctaatcccggcccggagggccgagtgtcatatcccattcgactcagttcgtcgagatcggaaaaagtctgtatgtgtgtgtgtatgtatgtatgtgtgtgtgtatgtgtgtgtgtgtgtgtatgtatgtgcgtatgtgtcaaataatgtcactcatttttctcagagatggctggaccgatttgcccaaacttagtctcaaatgaaaggtgcaaccttcccatcggctgctattgaattttggatcgatcggaattctggttccggaattacgggtttcagagtgcggccacacagaaatttctcatataaactataggaaaaattaaaaatagaatttttatttttgatgctaaatgtgttcaaggtgcatgaaacatcgagatttgatgcaaactcgaaaaaaaaatttgactacgattcacttttttggatttttgcacatttttgcctttctcatatagaaaggttatgcaatcactctgaaaaacgtcaacctaatcccggcccggagggccgagtgtcatatcccattcgactcagttcgtcgagatcggaaaaagtctgtatgtgtgtgtgtatgtatgta carries:
- the LOC131688576 gene encoding sodium- and chloride-dependent glycine transporter 2-like; its protein translation is MQSSVEHQKLRRVSEFRSTDVWGNGGTTNLRRSVAYYDDGDEEEDEVLTKRGSWSGRFDFLLSLLGYSVGLGNVWRFPYLCYNNGGGAFLIPFTVMLVFAGLPLMFMELSLAQYAGLGPAVLFGRFAPLLQGLGLGMVLVAGIVMLYYNVILAWTLFYMLASFEEPLPWKGCNHDWTSMLCYSYEEENKCFSSNGTYYMRECYANASFIGNITKVPKKPPAEEFFKNYVLQLSSGIEHTGQISITLALSLLAAWLIVFLCLCRGVKSSGKVVYFTALFPYVVLVMLFVRGLTLPGAHAGIMYYLEPDWEKLKSAQIWGDAAVQIFFALSPAWGGLLTLASYNKFTNNCYRDAIIVATSNILTSFFAGFVIFSILGFLAHELDTEVGSVIDQGAGLAFVVFPEMVTKLQMPIFWSVLFFFMLLTLGLDSQFALMETVVTGILDTFPKWRRWKLRVVFVVAAVGYIGGLVFITNSGMYWFQLVDKYAANWSVLLIATIECILIAWIYGSERFISNIEEMIGRRSNGFIRFWTLIWKFVTPATLLFILCFNWIQYKPVSYGKYSYPEWADIVGWAIGLLPMAVVVITGLYKIISDTSGQPITQKIVNLLKPTDEWKAARPSLYQFEYDDHGIEI